In the genome of Spirochaetia bacterium, one region contains:
- the gyrA gene encoding DNA topoisomerase (ATP-hydrolyzing) subunit A: MKESYLNYAMSVIVSRALPDVRDGLKPVHRRILFDMYEMGLKYNGAYKKSARIVGDVLGKYHPHGDASVYDALVRLAQDFSLRYPVVAPQGNFGSVDGDPPAAMRYTEAKMSRIGEAMLTDIGKDTVDFGPNYDDSLSEPTVLPASFPFMLANGSSGIAVGMATNMPPHNLKEICDAIDALIKNPDITIDELMLNYIKGPDFPTGGIICGLKGIRDAFSTGRGKVIIRSQYEIENQVHGHDQIVFTEIPYQVNKAELVKKIDQYRKDNAIPNIASVRDESDRNGIRIVVILKQGAEPLVVLNHLFARTALQSNFNVNNLALVDGKPMLLNLKQMLHYYIKHREEVVTRRTRYDLRKAQERAHILEGLKIGLDNIDEIIAIIKRSENNSVACDSLIARFALDQIQAQAIIDMKLGRLSHMEASKILEELADLEQKITYYKDLLADEKKILAVVSGETRSMADTLCPKDKRMTAIMTRELDESQVEDFIKDEEVVVLISNKGFAKRIPVDEYKAQGRRGKGIKTAKLQDGDFVEHMFIASTHEYVLFVTNEGLVYYTKVFEIPEASRYAKGVSIKTLLQLAGGEKITTIINFKDFDEETFLMMATKLGVVKRTRLDMFVNAKKRGIRGVLLDEGDELLQCELVHEDNDVMLVTADGLGLRFNVADVRENGRATHGVRGIRLCESDEVTGLIKVDEEKRIMMVTENGQGKQVRFEEFVTHGRGTKGQKIYRLNQQTGRIVTALAVNDENDIVMVTMFGQTVRVHIRDINILGRNAIGVKVVTLKSVEDKIVAIAETSVEEEENESESETLAEDKAEQSLIEEENKE; this comes from the coding sequence ATGAAAGAGTCGTATCTCAATTATGCGATGTCCGTCATTGTCAGCCGAGCCCTGCCTGATGTAAGGGACGGGCTGAAACCTGTACATAGAAGAATCCTTTTTGATATGTATGAGATGGGGTTGAAATATAACGGAGCCTACAAAAAGAGTGCCAGGATCGTAGGAGATGTACTAGGTAAGTATCATCCACATGGAGATGCTTCAGTATATGATGCTTTGGTACGTCTGGCACAGGATTTTTCTCTTAGATATCCTGTTGTAGCTCCGCAGGGTAACTTTGGGTCCGTTGATGGAGATCCTCCTGCAGCTATGCGATATACAGAAGCAAAGATGAGCCGTATCGGTGAGGCTATGCTTACTGATATCGGCAAAGATACGGTAGATTTTGGACCGAACTATGACGATTCCCTTAGCGAACCGACAGTCCTTCCTGCGTCTTTCCCGTTCATGCTTGCCAATGGTTCTAGCGGCATCGCTGTCGGTATGGCTACCAACATGCCTCCACATAACCTAAAGGAAATCTGTGATGCAATTGATGCCCTTATCAAGAATCCTGACATTACCATAGATGAATTGATGTTGAATTATATCAAGGGGCCTGATTTCCCTACAGGAGGTATTATCTGTGGGCTTAAGGGGATACGTGATGCTTTTTCTACAGGCAGAGGGAAGGTAATAATACGTTCTCAATATGAGATTGAAAACCAAGTACATGGACATGACCAGATTGTGTTTACGGAAATTCCTTATCAGGTCAACAAGGCTGAACTTGTAAAAAAAATTGATCAGTACAGAAAGGACAATGCTATCCCTAATATAGCTTCGGTCAGGGATGAATCGGATAGGAATGGCATAAGGATTGTTGTTATACTGAAACAAGGGGCTGAACCATTGGTTGTGCTCAACCATCTATTTGCCAGAACGGCTTTGCAGTCGAATTTCAATGTCAATAATCTTGCCTTGGTTGACGGGAAACCGATGCTTCTTAATTTGAAGCAGATGCTGCATTACTATATCAAGCATAGGGAAGAAGTCGTTACCAGACGTACAAGGTATGATTTGCGGAAGGCTCAGGAAAGGGCGCATATCCTTGAAGGTCTCAAGATCGGGTTGGATAATATTGATGAAATCATTGCGATTATCAAACGGTCTGAAAACAATTCCGTTGCCTGTGATAGCCTTATAGCCCGTTTTGCTTTGGACCAGATACAGGCACAAGCTATCATAGATATGAAACTTGGAAGATTGTCTCACATGGAAGCTTCAAAGATCCTTGAGGAATTGGCAGATCTTGAACAAAAGATTACCTATTACAAGGATTTGCTTGCAGATGAGAAGAAAATTCTTGCTGTTGTCTCGGGTGAAACCAGGTCTATGGCAGATACGCTTTGTCCGAAAGACAAGAGAATGACTGCTATAATGACCCGAGAACTTGATGAAAGCCAGGTTGAGGATTTCATAAAGGATGAAGAAGTCGTTGTTCTTATCAGTAACAAGGGTTTTGCAAAGAGAATCCCTGTTGATGAATACAAGGCCCAAGGAAGAAGGGGTAAGGGTATAAAGACTGCAAAGCTCCAGGATGGTGATTTTGTTGAACATATGTTCATTGCTTCTACCCATGAGTATGTGCTGTTTGTTACTAACGAGGGGCTTGTCTACTATACAAAGGTCTTTGAAATTCCTGAGGCCAGCAGATATGCCAAGGGTGTAAGTATCAAGACACTGCTTCAACTTGCCGGCGGAGAGAAAATAACAACAATCATCAATTTCAAGGACTTTGATGAAGAGACTTTCCTTATGATGGCGACAAAACTTGGTGTTGTGAAGAGAACCCGGCTTGATATGTTTGTCAATGCAAAGAAGAGGGGTATCCGTGGAGTCTTGCTGGACGAGGGCGATGAATTGTTGCAATGTGAACTTGTACATGAAGATAATGATGTAATGCTTGTGACGGCTGATGGACTTGGCTTGCGTTTCAATGTTGCTGATGTAAGGGAAAATGGTCGTGCTACCCATGGTGTCCGTGGTATTCGGCTTTGTGAAAGTGATGAAGTTACCGGGCTTATCAAGGTAGATGAAGAGAAGCGTATCATGATGGTTACAGAGAACGGGCAAGGAAAGCAGGTCCGTTTTGAAGAATTCGTTACACATGGCAGAGGAACCAAAGGACAGAAGATTTATAGACTTAACCAACAGACAGGAAGGATTGTTACTGCTTTGGCGGTCAATGATGAGAATGATATAGTGATGGTTACTATGTTTGGACAGACAGTAAGAGTCCATATCCGAGATATCAATATCCTTGGGAGAAATGCTATCGGAGTAAAGGTCGTGACTTTGAAATCTGTTGAAGATAAGATTGTAGCAATAGCAGAAACTTCCGTTGAAGAAGAAGAAAACGAAAGTGAAAGTGAAACTTTGGCAGAAGACAAGGCCGAACAAAGTCTTATAGAGGAAGAAAATAAAGAATAA
- the gyrB gene encoding DNA topoisomerase (ATP-hydrolyzing) subunit B, with protein sequence MQKPEGKIEAYGAGNIQVLKGLEAVRKRPGMYIGSTGIDGLHHLVYEVVDNSIDEAMAGFCTDIKVFFDIDDLGREVCTVEDNGRGIPVEMHPTEKKSTLEVVLTQLHAGGKFDKNAYKVSGGLHGVGVSCVNALSDWMEVRVYRAPDIFRQVYHKGIPEAPVSKFGHTDRTGTIVSFTPDFTIMERNSFDYEILSNRFKELAFLNKGISIEVYDRRDKEKQKEERYHAEGGLSQFVSYLNEYKHILHEKPIDFEGEKDNIRVEVAMQYNDKYDQKILTFVNNINTREGGTHLSGFKSGLSRTINNQLQKNTKLLKKFDDKLDPADIAEGLTAIVSVKMPEPQFEGQTKMKLGNSSVQGFVQSLVYEKLGNYLDEYPAISETILNKIISAAQGRIAARKAREQIRKKNDTGGLPGKLANCSEKDPAKCEVFIVEGDSAGGSAKQGRDRTIQAILPLWGKMLNVEKAPEFKVIGNDKLQPVIQTIGAGITRYNNSIEDESPDEDPDSTFDIDKVRYHKVIIMADADVDGSHIRTLLLTFFFRYMRPLIEAGYVYFAMPPLYKITINKKIFYAYDEKERVRILEENNISDTSKGVAIQRYKGLGEMNPDQLWETTMNPATRKISQIHLSDAEEADRVFSMLMGEDVTPRREFIEANATYVANLDV encoded by the coding sequence ATGCAAAAACCCGAAGGTAAGATTGAAGCATATGGTGCTGGCAATATACAAGTTCTGAAGGGTCTTGAAGCAGTCAGGAAGAGACCTGGCATGTATATTGGTTCAACAGGTATTGATGGTTTGCATCATCTTGTCTATGAGGTCGTTGACAATAGTATTGATGAAGCAATGGCGGGCTTCTGCACGGATATCAAAGTCTTTTTCGATATTGATGATCTTGGTAGGGAAGTCTGTACTGTAGAAGACAACGGACGTGGTATTCCGGTAGAAATGCATCCTACGGAAAAGAAAAGTACATTGGAAGTTGTATTGACCCAATTACATGCCGGAGGGAAATTTGACAAAAATGCCTATAAGGTTTCCGGAGGGCTTCATGGAGTCGGTGTTTCCTGTGTAAATGCATTGTCTGATTGGATGGAAGTCAGAGTATACAGGGCGCCTGATATATTCCGTCAGGTATATCACAAGGGTATTCCTGAAGCTCCTGTTTCAAAGTTCGGACACACAGACCGGACAGGGACAATAGTAAGTTTTACGCCTGATTTTACTATTATGGAAAGAAATTCCTTTGACTATGAAATACTTTCTAACAGGTTCAAGGAACTGGCTTTTCTCAACAAGGGTATTTCCATTGAAGTATATGATCGGAGAGACAAGGAAAAGCAAAAGGAAGAACGCTACCATGCAGAAGGTGGGCTTTCTCAGTTTGTGAGCTACCTTAATGAATATAAACACATACTGCATGAAAAACCAATTGATTTTGAGGGTGAAAAAGATAACATACGGGTTGAAGTTGCGATGCAGTACAACGACAAGTATGATCAGAAGATTCTTACCTTCGTCAACAATATCAACACGAGGGAAGGTGGTACACATCTTTCTGGTTTCAAAAGCGGTCTTTCCAGGACAATAAACAACCAGCTTCAGAAGAATACCAAGCTTCTGAAGAAGTTTGATGATAAGTTGGACCCTGCAGATATTGCAGAGGGATTGACTGCAATTGTTTCTGTAAAAATGCCGGAACCCCAGTTTGAGGGACAGACGAAAATGAAACTTGGCAATTCTTCTGTACAGGGATTCGTACAGTCTCTTGTATACGAGAAGCTTGGCAATTATCTTGATGAATATCCTGCCATTTCAGAAACAATCCTCAACAAGATCATAAGTGCTGCACAAGGAAGGATTGCTGCCAGGAAAGCCCGCGAACAGATTAGAAAAAAGAATGATACAGGAGGATTGCCGGGTAAGCTTGCCAACTGTTCGGAAAAAGATCCTGCAAAATGTGAGGTCTTCATAGTCGAGGGAGACAGTGCAGGTGGCTCTGCCAAACAAGGTCGGGACCGGACCATACAGGCTATTCTTCCTCTTTGGGGAAAAATGCTCAACGTGGAAAAGGCTCCTGAATTCAAGGTGATCGGCAATGACAAGCTTCAGCCTGTCATACAGACGATCGGAGCTGGTATTACCAGATATAACAACAGCATTGAGGATGAGTCCCCGGATGAGGATCCGGACAGTACCTTCGATATCGACAAGGTTCGTTATCACAAGGTAATTATCATGGCTGATGCTGATGTCGATGGTTCACATATTCGTACTCTTTTGCTGACTTTCTTTTTTAGATATATGCGTCCGCTGATCGAAGCCGGGTATGTGTACTTTGCCATGCCTCCTTTGTATAAGATTACGATAAACAAGAAAATTTTCTATGCCTACGACGAAAAGGAAAGGGTTAGGATACTTGAAGAGAATAATATCTCTGATACATCAAAAGGCGTTGCCATCCAGCGTTACAAAGGTCTCGGTGAAATGAATCCTGACCAACTTTGGGAAACAACAATGAATCCTGCGACAAGGAAAATCAGCCAGATTCACCTGTCTGATGCAGAGGAAGCTGATAGGGTTTTCTCCATGCTTATGGGTGAGGATGTTACACCACGACGTGAATTCATTGAAGCAAATGCAACGTATGTCGCTAATTTGGATGTATGA
- the dnaA gene encoding chromosomal replication initiator protein DnaA has protein sequence MITPEDDYASYWDRALQLLKESIPKNEADTWLSKMAYVRSEEGKLFIAVSSKFTMDYIKRKYKDTLTKDLCEMAGQVISIQFEIHSSHELNQLIRKRSGQADEARKETDPINILTKISQESQVYPDKTENLENKTDISSILSVDDDGKIKKKQLKNVDPNMERREASNLTARYTFDAFVPGDNSSFAYNAATVIAKNPGVNFNPCLIYGGVGLGKTHLLQSIGNYIIDHNARQKVVYVTAEMFTNEFIEAIKTGQTQQFKNKFRKVNVLLIDDIHFLSGKSSTQEELFHTFNDLYETKRQMVFTCDRPISELKDITERLKSRFERGLNVDLQPPKYETKFAILKKKCEEQRTQLPDAILDYLCNSINTNVRDLEAALLKLTAYSSLLKEHMTLEKAQKLIGIMPTTMGTSSVVQTITVDTIIKVTAEHFKVSPYDLKGKKRTKRFVIPRQVAMYLSREMTVYSTTEIGTDFGRDHTTVMHAIERIESLTKTDTELEKIINSIKVEILNFKNN, from the coding sequence ATGATTACTCCAGAAGACGACTACGCTTCCTATTGGGACCGAGCACTTCAACTCTTGAAGGAAAGCATACCGAAAAACGAAGCCGATACATGGCTCTCGAAGATGGCTTATGTTCGTTCAGAAGAAGGAAAGCTGTTCATTGCAGTATCAAGCAAGTTTACTATGGACTATATCAAACGAAAATACAAAGATACTCTCACAAAAGACCTCTGCGAAATGGCAGGACAAGTAATCAGTATCCAATTCGAAATACATTCCTCACATGAACTGAACCAACTTATAAGGAAAAGGTCTGGACAGGCAGACGAAGCAAGGAAAGAAACTGACCCAATAAATATATTGACGAAAATAAGCCAAGAAAGCCAAGTCTATCCTGACAAGACAGAAAATCTTGAAAATAAAACTGATATCAGTTCAATTCTTTCCGTGGATGATGACGGAAAAATTAAAAAAAAACAATTGAAAAACGTAGATCCAAATATGGAAAGAAGAGAAGCAAGCAACCTTACGGCAAGGTATACTTTCGATGCTTTCGTTCCAGGAGACAACAGCTCTTTTGCTTATAACGCAGCTACGGTAATTGCAAAAAACCCAGGAGTGAATTTCAATCCTTGCCTTATCTACGGAGGAGTAGGACTTGGAAAAACACATCTTCTGCAATCAATAGGAAATTATATAATCGATCATAATGCAAGACAGAAAGTAGTATATGTCACTGCAGAAATGTTTACAAACGAATTTATCGAAGCAATAAAAACCGGACAGACACAACAATTCAAAAACAAGTTCAGAAAAGTAAACGTGCTGCTTATCGATGACATACATTTTCTCTCTGGAAAAAGCAGCACTCAAGAAGAACTGTTCCATACTTTCAATGATCTATATGAAACAAAAAGACAAATGGTCTTTACTTGTGACCGGCCTATTTCAGAACTGAAAGATATCACAGAACGATTGAAATCAAGATTTGAAAGAGGCCTGAACGTTGATCTCCAACCACCGAAATATGAAACGAAATTTGCCATACTCAAGAAAAAATGTGAAGAACAAAGAACTCAGCTACCTGATGCAATACTCGATTATCTGTGTAATAGCATCAACACAAATGTAAGGGACCTTGAGGCCGCATTGCTGAAACTCACAGCATATTCTTCTTTGTTGAAAGAGCATATGACTCTTGAAAAAGCTCAAAAGCTAATCGGAATAATGCCCACCACAATGGGTACTTCTTCTGTTGTGCAGACAATAACCGTTGATACGATAATCAAAGTTACTGCTGAACATTTCAAGGTATCGCCATATGATCTCAAAGGGAAAAAACGAACTAAAAGATTCGTTATACCACGACAGGTTGCAATGTATCTTTCAAGAGAAATGACCGTATATTCCACTACAGAAATCGGTACGGATTTCGGAAGGGACCATACGACAGTCATGCATGCAATAGAAAGAATTGAAAGCCTTACAAAAACAGATACAGAACTTGAAAAAATAATCAATTCAATAAAAGTTGAAATATTAAATTTTAAAAATAATTAA